CCTCCGCTTGGACCCACTTGGAGAAGTATTCAACCGCTacaatgatgaatttcttttgagCTTGTGCAGGGGGGAAAGGTCCCACGATGTCTATTACCCACTGGTCGAACGGACAAGCTATTTTGATCGGCTCCATTGAGGTTGTTGGTTGTTGTATCAGGGATGCATATTTCTGGCAGCTTTCGCACTTCTTCACCAGCTCCTTGGAATCTTTGACCAATGTGGGCCAGAAATACCCCTGTCGTATGATCTCCTGAGCCAGCGATCTCGCACCTGAATGGTTCCCACAGCTCCCTTCGTGGATTTCGCGCATCACGTACAAGGCTCTCTCCTCGTCTAAGCATTTTAGGAGAGACCCATCCAGTGTTCGCTTGTACAGTTGCCCCGAAAACATAGTGAATCGTGTAGCTCGAAATTTCACTCTTTTCGCCGCGACGGGATCGGTAGGCAAGATGTTGTTCACCAAGTATTTAATGATTTCATCCTTCCACGACCCGACTTCGGAGATTACTTGCACCTCCATTCTGCTCGCTAGGGCTGATCGCTCACGCACCAACACTGTTATTCTGCAATCTCTAATCCCATCCATTGTGGCCCCAAATTTGGATAAGGCATCCGCTTTGTCGTTTTCTGTTCTAGGCACCTGTAAAATAGAACATTTGTCAAATTTgctcattaatttttgtacgATCTCCTTGTAAGATGTCATCATCCTTTCCCTAGTTTCGTACGTTCCTTCAATTTGCAATGCAATTAATTGGGAATCTGTGAAAACCTCCAGGTCTCTGGCCCCTACTTCATATGCAAGTTCTAATTCCAAGATGAGTGCTTCATATTTTGCCTCATTATTGGTTAAAGGAAAAGACAAGCGAGCTGCCACCTCGATCTCTACTCCGTTGGGCCCTTGAATCAATATGCCCGCTCCTCCATTGTTGGCATTTGAGGAACCATGCACATGCAACATCCATTTCGAGCCCTGCTCTTCAGTAGCTAGAGGTGATTTCAGGTCGCGAGATAGCTCCGTCACAAAGTCTGCCAGTGCCTGTGCTTTCTGTGCAGTCCTGGGCTGATAGTCAACGTCATACTGTCCCAATTCAACAGCCCATTTGATCAATCGGCCTGAGGCCTTGAGTCGCGACATCACGTGTTTTAGGGGGTGATTTGTCAATACCACCACTTTGTGCGATTGAAAGTAAGGTCGCAACTTTCGAGCGGTTACTACTAAGGCGAGCGCTAACTTTTCTATCTCTTAATACTTCGATTCAGCGCCTTGGAGCATCTTgctaacataatatattagatTCTGATTACCGGCTTCTTCCCGCACCAAAACCGAACTGACTGCATTCTCCGATATGCCTAAGTACAAGAACAGGGTTTCTCCTTCCTTTGGATTTGCTAGTAGGTGGGGTTTTGTCAGATACTCCTTTAACTCTTGTAGCGCTTTCTCGCATTCCTCAGTCCATGCGAAGTTTTTCGATTTCCTGAAAACCTTGAAGAAAGGTAGGCTTCTATCTGCCGATCGAGAAATAAACCTGCACAATGATGCGATCTTTCCAGTTAGCTTATGCACCTCTTTGATCGTAGTTGGTGATCGCAAGTTCATTATGGCTTGGATCTTTTTTGGGTTCGCCTCAATTCCTCGTTCGCTAACCATGTATCCCAGAAATTTTCCGCTTCCTACTCCAAAGGTGCACTTGTCTGGATTCAGTTTCATTCCGTACGACCTCATTATACTGAACGCTTGTGCGAGGTCTTCAAGGTGATCCTGCGATCTCCTGCTTTTGACcagcatatcatcaacatatactTCTATTGTTTTTCCCAGCAGGTCACCAAACATCTTGTTAACCAGTCGTTGATATGTTGCGCCCGCATTCTGGAGACCGAATGGCATCATGTTGTAGCAATAGATCCCCTTGTCGGTGATGAATGAGGTCTTATCTCTGTCATCCTCGGCCATGTGGATTTGATGATACCCCTGATAGGCGTCcatcattgaaaatatttcgAACCCGGCTATTGAGTCTACCATCATATCGATCCTCAGCAGGGGGTATGGGTCCTTTGGACAGGCTTTATTCAAATCTGTGAAATCAACACACATGCACCATTTTCCCGAGGATTTGGGGACAAGCACCACGTTAGAAAGCCAATTCGTATACTGAATTTTAGACACATACCCGGCTTTAAGCAATTTGTCGGACTCCTGTCTGATGATTTCCTTCTTATCATTCCCAAACgacctcttcttcttctgtaCAGGTCGGGCTCCCGGGTCGACGTTCAAACGATGCACAATGACCTCTAGGTCGATCCCTGTAAAATTCGAAGGATTCCACGCGAACACGTCCATGTTCTTTTCCAAAAAATCTATCATGGCCATCTCTCTATCCATGTTTGCCCCAATTCTGGTAGTTTTGTCGGGTTCTTCAGGCACGAGCTGCACAATCTTATATTCACCGCTGGGCTTCAAGTGTTCTGCCTCATAGGGTCGAGGTTCCCCAAAACTGACCAGCGGAGTCTTCACCGGTTCCAACCAAGCATTCTCTAGACCCATCTTGTCAACCACGCTTTTGAAGATGATGTCTGCGGAACTCCCACTGTCTACCAACACCTTGTGAACAGTGAAATTTGCTATGTCCTACCGGATGACCATTGGATCATTCATATCTCCGCTTTCTTCTAACTTGTCTGAGCTGTCAAAGGAAATGGCTACTTCCTCTTCAACTTTTAGCACGAACTCTCTTCCTCTGCCCGAGCTCATGGTTCTAGAACATCTCTACCTTGTCCTGCTTGAATCACCCGAAATCGAGCCCCCTGCAATGGTGTAGATCACCCCTTTGGTTGGCGCATTGTTCCCGCTGGGTGGGGCATTTTCCGTTTTTGAAGGGCCAGGATTTCGATCCCGGCTTCTCGACCTACTCCTCCTCGTCTCCTTATTAATCTTGCAGTTTGGGGGAACCCGATCCTGGAAGTATCCCTGTCTAACCAACCTCTCAATCTTGTTTGTAAGTTGGAAACATTCCTCTGTGTTGTGCCCCCTCTCGCGAtgaaatttgcaatatttgttagaaaattttttagaggGGCTATACCTGGTGTGCCTTGGCCATTTCAGAATGTCTGCATTTTCGACCATCATCAAGGCTTTCTCTCGTGACATAGCCAACGGAGTGTAGTTGTTGTATTTGGGTTGGTATTTTGGTTCCTTGggtttatcattttttatcctgCTTCCCCCTTCTCTGGCATACCTCGATTACCTGTACGTTACGTGTGTTTCTCTTCGTTCAGAATCCATCATCGCGTTCATCTCTTCCTCGTGTATGTACTTCTGAGCTAAAGCCATTAACTGCTCAACATCCCCCGGAGGGTCGCGTGCGAGCGCAGATGTGAAGGGACCTTTCCTCAACCTGTGAATCAAAATACTTACGATCATGTCAATCCT
The Sesamum indicum cultivar Zhongzhi No. 13 unplaced genomic scaffold, S_indicum_v1.0 scaffold00403, whole genome shotgun sequence DNA segment above includes these coding regions:
- the LOC105180203 gene encoding uncharacterized protein LOC105180203 → MSRLKASGRLIKWAVELGQYDVDYQPRTAQKAQALADFVTELSRDLKSPLATEEQGSKWMLHVHGSSNANNGGAGILIQGPNGVEIEVAARLSFPLTNNEAKYEALILELELAYEVGARDLEVFTDSQLIALQIEGTYETRERMMTSYKEIVQKLMSKFDKCSILQVPRTENDKADALSKFGATMDGIRDCRITVLVRERSALASRMEVQVISEVGSWKDEIIKYLVNNILPTDPVAAKRVKFRATRFTMFSGQLYKRTLDGSLLKCLDEERALYVMREIHEGSCGNHSGARSLAQEIIRQGYFWPTLVKDSKELVKKCESCQKYASLIQQPTTSMEPIKIACPFDQWVIDIVGPFPPAQAQKKFIIVAVEYFSKWVQAEAVAKISEREVINFIWKNIICRFGIPRILISDNGT